Proteins from one Dehalococcoidia bacterium genomic window:
- a CDS encoding acyl-CoA dehydrogenase family protein, translating to MRLTDSPEEAAWRKTVRDFLEKELPEALRPDRNPNASPFAGMGGEGAGPEVRGRPEARAGGAGFQLAAGPLGEWRQKLAARGWIAPAWPKEYGGAGLTTMEQFILNEEFAEMRAPQLGGMGVSMAGPTIIVHGTEEQKAEHLPKILRGETQWCQGFSEPGAGSDLASLQTRAVKDGDDFVINGSKIWTSGAQFANWMFMLARTDPDAPKHRGITYFLVDMKTPGITVQPLVTMAGTAVFNQVFFDNVRVPAKNVVGEVNRGWYVGTTTLDFERSGIGSAVGTRQNVERMIKWAKENVGGQSMLDRNPLVRLELADRLIEAHVAKMLSYRVVHMQNVGMIPNHEASMAKLFSSELGQRIARTGMKMIGLFGLAWDPQSRYAPNRAQYSRSYVSSVSSTIAGGTSEIQRNIIAQRGLGLPRD from the coding sequence ATGAGACTCACAGACTCTCCCGAAGAGGCAGCCTGGCGTAAGACGGTCCGCGATTTCCTGGAGAAGGAGCTGCCTGAGGCCCTGCGACCCGACCGGAACCCGAACGCCTCCCCCTTTGCCGGAATGGGCGGCGAGGGAGCCGGCCCAGAAGTGCGCGGCCGGCCGGAAGCGCGCGCCGGTGGCGCCGGTTTCCAGCTCGCCGCCGGGCCGTTGGGCGAGTGGCGCCAGAAGCTGGCGGCCCGGGGCTGGATCGCCCCGGCCTGGCCCAAGGAGTACGGTGGCGCCGGCCTGACCACGATGGAGCAGTTCATCCTCAATGAGGAGTTCGCGGAAATGCGCGCTCCCCAGCTCGGCGGCATGGGCGTGTCCATGGCCGGGCCAACGATCATCGTCCACGGCACCGAGGAACAGAAGGCGGAGCACCTCCCGAAGATCCTGCGCGGCGAGACCCAGTGGTGCCAGGGCTTCTCCGAGCCCGGGGCCGGCTCGGACCTTGCCTCGCTCCAGACTCGCGCCGTCAAGGACGGCGACGACTTCGTGATCAACGGCTCCAAGATCTGGACCTCTGGCGCGCAGTTCGCGAACTGGATGTTCATGCTCGCCCGCACCGACCCCGATGCGCCGAAGCACCGCGGCATTACCTACTTCCTCGTGGACATGAAGACCCCCGGGATCACCGTCCAGCCCCTGGTCACGATGGCAGGCACCGCGGTCTTCAACCAGGTCTTCTTCGACAACGTGCGCGTCCCGGCTAAGAACGTCGTCGGCGAGGTCAACCGCGGCTGGTATGTCGGCACTACGACCCTGGACTTCGAGCGCTCCGGTATCGGGTCGGCGGTCGGGACACGCCAGAACGTCGAGCGCATGATCAAGTGGGCGAAGGAGAACGTCGGCGGCCAGAGCATGCTCGACCGCAACCCGCTGGTGCGGCTGGAGCTCGCCGACAGGCTCATCGAGGCGCATGTCGCCAAGATGCTCTCCTACCGGGTCGTGCACATGCAGAACGTGGGCATGATCCCCAACCACGAGGCTTCGATGGCCAAGCTCTTCTCCTCGGAGCTCGGGCAGCGCATTGCCCGGACCGGGATGAAGATGATCGGCCTGTTCGGCCTTGCCTGGGACCCTCAGTCTCGCTACGCACCCAACCGGGCCCAGTACTCGCGCAGCTACGTAAGCAGCGTCTCCAGCACCATCGCCGGCGGGACGAGCGAGATCCAGCGCAACATCATCGCCCAGCGGGGCCTGGGACTGCCGAGGGACTGA